From Nitrososphaerota archaeon, a single genomic window includes:
- a CDS encoding winged helix-turn-helix domain-containing protein: MDKRDLGEDLRAEIKQLRAQIMEEVRDAVREAREPASESYPGSIRVDLGSRDIQDTEPSSVVAKDLVRLIRDNVRSSLVEKGERAVDDLVSAMPEGTAADVLKSLANIERIRIVKLLYSANRTFSEMKASTNLEAASVSHHLKSLLRMGLVAHGDEGGYQLTKRGRLLVRTLALMNEALGGEVVD, translated from the coding sequence GTGGACAAGAGAGACCTGGGGGAAGACCTTCGAGCCGAAATCAAACAACTCAGAGCTCAAATCATGGAAGAAGTCAGGGACGCAGTCAGAGAGGCAAGAGAGCCGGCATCCGAATCGTACCCAGGGTCCATACGAGTTGACCTTGGCAGCCGCGACATACAGGACACCGAGCCATCCTCCGTGGTTGCCAAGGACTTGGTGCGGTTGATTCGTGACAACGTAAGGTCCAGCCTCGTTGAGAAAGGGGAGCGTGCAGTGGACGACCTCGTCTCCGCGATGCCGGAGGGGACTGCCGCTGACGTACTGAAATCACTGGCAAACATCGAAAGGATTCGGATTGTGAAGTTGCTGTACTCTGCAAACAGGACCTTCTCCGAGATGAAGGCGTCGACCAATCTCGAAGCTGCTTCGGTGTCTCACCATCTGAAGAGCCTGCTGCGGATGGGGTTGGTCGCCCATGGAGATGAAGGGGGCTATCAGCTAACCAAGAGGGGAAGATTGCTCGTCAGGACGCTTGCTCTGATGAACGAAGCACTGGGAGGCGAAGTCGTTGATTGA